The Panthera leo isolate Ple1 chromosome C2, P.leo_Ple1_pat1.1, whole genome shotgun sequence genome window below encodes:
- the GPKOW gene encoding LOW QUALITY PROTEIN: G-patch domain and KOW motifs-containing protein (The sequence of the model RefSeq protein was modified relative to this genomic sequence to represent the inferred CDS: inserted 3 bases in 3 codons; deleted 3 bases in 3 codons; substituted 3 bases at 3 genomic stop codons) — MADAEEGTLWPAGASAASIKFSFSHTMEQRPLADTDDSGAALEEKDFLKTLEGSKLPRMKPSEPPKELVILLIQNGHRRQLPAQASGSSTNTEALVDTVLSQAVKELTENSKKSLEEREKSGVDPMLANPMIQQECIPNQEVADSKPWAETVLEEADXEAVPVEAYGLAVLXGMGWKPGEGVGRTFNQVLKPCVNPPRPKGLGLGANLTEVGALAPTGLHHLRSPDEEQEKDKEDQPQGLVPRGGVVXSGPHRGLYGKVEGLDPDSVRAMVHLAMGSRMVTVSEYWLXPVSQQEFDKNSLDLSQLHKTSFVDKLHKLYCGWYYNTKMTIEDVLSPDTCVCLTDEGLVLEGLREDMLETLVPKVQGNRXLGPQAGRVGRLLDWDRKRSRALVQLXRENQLVELHYDAVCQYLGPSNSDED, encoded by the exons ATGGCGGACGCTGAAGAGGGTACTTTGTGGCCCGCGGGAGCCTCTGCTGCCTCAATTAAATTCAGCTTTAGTCACACAATGGAGCAGAGACCGCTGGCGGATACAGATGACTCAGGTGCGGCTCTGGAGGAGAAGGATTTCTTAAAGACCCTGGAAGGGAGCAAGCTGCCGAGAATGAAACCCTCAGAACCCCCCAAGGAACTCGTCATCCTTTTGATACAGAATGGCCATCGCAGGCAGCTACCGGCCCAGGCTTCTGGGTCATCCACAAATACTGAGGCCTTGGTGGATACGGTGCTGTCCCAGGCTGTGAAGGAGCTCACTGAGAACTCTAAGAAGtccctggaggagagagaaaaatcaggtGTTGACCCCATGCTTGCTAACCCCATGATCCAGCAAGAATGCATCCCCAACCAGGAGGTGGCAGATAGCAAACCCTGGGCT GAGACAGTGCTGGAGGAAGCTGACTAGGAGGCAGTCCCTGTAGAAGCCTATGGGCTGGCTGTGTTATGAGGTATGGGCTGGAAACCTGGCGAGGGTGTTGGCCGCACATTCAATCAAGTGTTGAAGCCCTGTGTTAACCCACCAAGGCCGAAGGGGTTAGGCCTGGGTGCGAACCTGACTGAAGTCGGGGCCCTGGCCCCT ACCGGCCTCCACCACCTGCGAAGCCCAGATGAGGAGCAAGAGAAGGATAAGGAAGACCAGCCTCAAGGACTGGTGCCCCGGGGAGGTGTGG GTTCTGGCCCTCACCGAGGCCTCTATGGAAAGGTAGAAGGCCTCGATCCTGACAGTGTTCGGGCCATGGTTCACCTGGCCATGGGGAGCCGAATGGTGACTGTTAGTGAATACTGGC CACCTGTCTCCCAGCAGGAGTTTGACAAGAACTCCTTGGATCTCAGCCAGTTGCATAAAACCTCCTTTGTGGACAAGCTGCACAAG TTGTATTGTGGCTGGTATTACAACACCAAGATGACGATTGAAGATGTCCTCAGCCCAGATACCTGTGTGTGTCTAACAGATGAAGGCCTAGTCCTGGAAGGCTTGAGGGAAGACATGCTGGAGACCCTGGTCCCCAAAGTCCAAGGCAACC TGCTGGGGCCACAGGCTGGAAGAGTGGGACGCCTGCTGGACTGGGACAGAAAACGGAGCCGGGCTCTGGTGCAACTGTGAAGAGAGAATCAGCTGGTGGAGCTTCACTATGATGCTGTCTGCCAGTACCTCGGCCCCAGTAACTCAGATGAAGACTGA